A genomic segment from Conger conger chromosome 2, fConCon1.1, whole genome shotgun sequence encodes:
- the LOC133122466 gene encoding cytochrome c oxidase assembly protein COX11, mitochondrial produces the protein MLLPRLLRGNLCWSKTSVLSLCRNECICSRGFYSLEVSRGLHSSAKRILCRKAPQRVGSQIRGVKGRRNPHTESQQEEWRKRNKTVLTYIAAAGVGMVGMSYAAVPLYRLYCQASGLGGTAVAGHDSEQVATMTPVKDRIIRITFNADVHASMQWNFRPQQTEIYVVPGETALAFYKARNPTDKPVIGISTYNVVPFDAGQYFNKIQCFCFEEQRLNPQEEVDMPVFFYIDPDFDEDPRMAKVDTITLSYTFFEAKEGQKLPLPGYS, from the exons ATGCTACTGCCTCGTCTTCTACGTGGGAACCTGTGCTGGTCAAAGACCTCTGTATTATCACTTTGCCGAAATGAGTGCATCTGCAGCAGGGGCTTTTACAGCCTGGAAGTCTCAAGAGGGCTGCACAGTTCTGCAAAACGCATCCTGTGCAGGAAGGCCCCCCAACGTGTGGGCAGTCAAATTCGGGGAGTTAAGGGTCGCAGAAACCCTCACACCGAGAGCCAGCAGGAGGAGTGGCGAAAGAGAAATAAGACTGTCCTCACATATATCGCTGCTGCGGGAGTCGGAATGGTTGGCATGTCCTACGCCGCAGTGCCTCTTTACAGATTGTATTGCCAG GCTTCAGGACTCGGTGGGACTGCAGTTGCTGGTCATGACTCTGAGCAAGTTGCAACTATGACCCCTGTCAAAGACCGCATCATCAGGATCACCTTTAACGCTGATGTGCATGCCAGCATGCAGTGGAATTTCCGACCTCAGCAGACTGAGATATAT GTGGTGCCTGGGGAAACGGCCCTGGCATTTTATAAAGCTAGAAATCCCACAGATAAACCAGTCATTGGAATCTCCACCTACAACGTTGTGCCTTTTGATGCCGGACAATACTTTAACAAAATTCAG TGTTTCTGCTTTGAAGAGCAGAGGTTGAATCCTCAGGAGGAAGTGGACATGCCTGTGTTCTTTTATATTGACCCAGATTTTGACGAGGATCCCAGGATGGCAAAGGTGGATACTATCACTCTCTCCTACACCTTTTTTGAAGCTAAGGAAGGACAGAAACTACCCCTCCCAGGGTACAGCTGA